The following nucleotide sequence is from Flavobacteriales bacterium.
CCCAAAAACGTTAAAAAATTTTAGCCCAACCCAAAACGGCGGGGTTTCTTCTTGCTTTAATGCCCATACGTCAAAATCTTGTTTGCTTTGTCCGTATGGGTTTAGTGGTTTTAGTTGTTCAATTTTGTCGTTGTCATCGTCAAAACCATCAAGGCCATCGCCATAGGTGGCGGCGGATGAGGCATAAATTAAAGGTACTTTTTTTTGTGTACAATAGTTCCAAATCACCTTTGAGTAGTTTAGGTTTAACTCATCAAAAATGCGATGGTCAAACTCCGTTGTATCGGTTCTTGCTCCTAAATGAATAATGGCCATAAAGGTATGATTACCAATAATTTGTAAAAAATCATTTCGATCAATTTTTGTGCAGTTTTCAAGCCCTTCAAGGTTTTTTAGCTTGTCTTCCCGCACAAATTCATCCACCAAAACAAGATTGGTTTGTCCTTTTCTATAAAGTTCTTGAGCAACGCAACTGCCTATAAAACCAGCCGCCCCAGTAATTACAATACAATTGTCCATTTAATGCAAAGTTAATTGTTGCTTTTTATAATCTATTTTGGCATTGCTCATTTGCAAGACATCTCCTCCCAAAATCGCATCAAAAGGTTCAACGCCTACACTTTCATAAAGCGGTTTTACATGGCTCAAATCCATAATGCCGACTATCAACTTTTTGATTGTCCATTTTTTAAGTTTTAATTTCTTGATTTTGGCAAAATCGGCCTGCACGGGTTCGGCACCCACACCGGCAGTTTTATTTTCGTCTATTTCTATGTGTTTTAAATTGGTTAAACCATCGGCAAACTCTTTGCTCATAACGGTTTTGCTGGCTCCCGTGTCAATAAGTACGCGGGCATACATGCCATTTATTTTCGCCTTGCAAAATATGTGGCAACCTTCGTCGCCCATGGCGGCTATTTGCAGCTTTATTTGTTGTTTTTTCTTCATTAAAAAATGCAGTTTCCGGTCATTTCATCAGGTTGTTGTAAACCCATCATTTTTAGCAAAGTGGGTGCCACATCGGCCAAAATGCCCTCTTTGAGCGAAATATTTTTTTCACCTAACACAATGCAAGGCACCAGGTTTAAACTATGAGCTGTGTTGGGTGTGCCGTCATCATTAATGGCAAAATCAGCATTTCCGTGGTCGGCAATTATCATTAGCCTATAGTCGTTTTTTTGTGCAGTTTCTACCAATTCCTTCACACAGCCATCCACGGTTTCGCAGGCTTTTTTTATGGCTTCAAAAACCCCCGTATGTCCAACCATGTCTGGGTTTGCGAAGTTTACGCAGAAAAAATCATGTTGGTTGGTTTCTATGGCTGCTTTCACTTTTTCTTTAAGTTCAATGGCACTCATTTCCGGTTGCAAATCGTAGGTAGCCACTTTGGGGGAATTTACCAAAATGCGTTGTTCTCCTTCAAATTCTAACTCCCGACCACCACTAAAAAAGAACGTAACGTGCGGATATTTTTCGGTTTCGGCTGCTCGAATTTGCTTTAACCCCAAATTGCTCAAATGCTCGCCCAATGTAAGTTTTAAGTCTTGTTTGTCAAATATAACTTCCACATTTTTAAATGTTTTGTCGTATTCGGTCATGGTAAAATAATGCAGATTAAGCGGAGCCATGTTTTGCTCATGAAACGACTGTTGGGTGAGAGCCATCGATATTTCACGACCTCGGTCGGTTCTAAAATTAAAACACAACACGATGTCGCCATCCTTTATGGTGGCTATTGGTTGGTTATTTTCAGTATTGATTATTGGCAACATAAATTCATCCGAAACGCCGTTTTGATAGGATTCGGCAATGGCCGATAACACATCGTTGGTGGGTTTTCCGATGCCATGCACCATAGCGTCGTAGGCCCGTTTTACCCGCTCCCAGCGTTTATCTCTATCCATCGCATAATAGCGACCAATTATACTTGCCAGTTTGGCATTTCCCAATCTTGGGTCGTTTAATACTTCTTTTATAAAACCTTTCCCGCTATGTGGGTCGCAATCTCGTCCATCCAAAAAAGCATGTATAAAGGTTTGATTATCAAGATTGTTGTCTTTTAAAATGCCGCATAGTTCTTTTAAATGTTCATCGCTGCTATGCACTCCGCCGTTGCTGACAAGGCCTATTAAATGAATGTTTTTGTTCTCACTTTTGGCTAAATCAATGAGTTTTTTAAATGCCGAAATGTTTAAAATACTTTTATCGGCAAATGATTTGTTGATGAGTACCAGCATTTGATACACAATTCTACCCGCACCGATGTTGAGGTGCCCTACTTCGCTATTGCCCATTTGTCCGTTAGGCAACCCCACGTTTTGCCCAAATGTTTTGAGTGTTGTGTTGGGTTGAGTTGCCAATAAATTGTCAATAAAAGGGGTGTTGGCGGCAAAAATGGCATCTGAATAATCCTTTCTACCGATGCCCCAACCATCCAAAATCAGCAAAATTGCTTTGTGGTAATTCATGCGGCAAATTTAGTTTTTTAGTTTCCTTGTTGATTTGTTGACTTGTTGATTTGAGCAAAAAGAAGTAGGCATAATCCTATAGGCCAATTTTCCCGTTTCCTTTTTCTAAAAAAAGCAGGAATTGGTTTTAGGGGGGCTTTGTTTAGAAGATTACTATGCGGGTCTTTTGAATGTTTTCAATTTTACCATTTTCAAATTCTACTCTTTTTCGATTAAATCGAATAAATTTGACAAATAAATTTATGAAAAAAATAGTTCTATATCTTACCTTTTTAATTCCTCTTCATATAGTCTTTGCATACGCAGTAGCTCAAACTAACAACATTTATATTCCCTATCGGGTGGGCGACAAATGGGGAGTGAGCGATACAAATGGGGTGTTGATTGTAGAGCCTCAATATGACGAAGTTAGTATGAATCCTTCCAATAGGGCTACCGATTTTGATTTGATGGATTTCAATCGTTTTAATGACAGATTATCGAACCGACAGGATTTGTATTTTATGAATGACTTAGTTTATTGCAGGGTGGGAAAGATGTGGGGGGCCTTATACCAAAATATGGAAATTATAGCACCTACTTTTAAATCGATAACTCTTATAAAACCATTCTTTTTTTGTGCCACAGATACCAATGGTTTTGAACTTTTTAACTTGAATGGCAAAAAAGTATTTGATGAAAAGATAAATTGGTACTATTTTCCAGAACTTGTTCAAGGTTACTCTATATCCAAAAAGGTATATGTTATGAGAACTCTGACAGGTAATTATCATGTTTTTCAATATGATGCCTCGGAAGGTAGGATTGTTACGATGATAGGTGTATGGAATGAAAATCCAACATTTGAACAGGTAAATATTAACAGTTGGTATGTAAGCAACCGTAAAAACGAAAAGGGAGTTTTGTTAACATGGAGTGCCAATAGTTTTGAAGCGAAAGATACTGTTTTTAATCCAATAAAATATTCAATCTCAAAGGGTGATATTCATTCAGCTAAATCGGCCCTTGAAGCGTGGAGAAAGCAAAAGCAAAATCATAGAATTGTTCACCACTATTCAGTTATGAAATCTGAAAAAGATGTACATGGTAGAATTGAAAAGTGGAATGAAATGTTGGATGCCTACGATACCGTAAGGTTGGAGAATTATGTCGAAATTGGATTTCAAAACACTGGAAATGATTTAGATACAGTCGATTCTTATAGTGATTATTTTTTAACTTTCGACAAAAAAGGTAGATGTGGAATTGAAACCCATCACTCCGTAATACCTCCTCAATTTTCAACTATTAAAGGCTATCGTTTTCAAAACAATTATCTTTTTTTGGTTTCGAAAAAAACAAATTCGGAGCAACTAAAATATGGAATACTGGATGAGTTTGGGAAGATAATAGTACCTTTTAAGTACTATGAAATTTTAGAATTGGAGGGATATAGTGGTAATTTTTTTTGGTTCAAAAATGAGAAAAAAGGAACAATCAGAATTTTCAAACCTGCTCCAAAACCTACTTTCGAGATTTATTTTGATGAGCAATACGACTCAATTGACTCAACGTTTTGGGGACATTACTTATACATTGGTAATCAAAAACGACTTTTCTTGTCATATGGTCATGATTTATCTCCTTTGTTTCCGAGTAAATATGAAATTGAACCAGCACACTATCAAAATTTTCCATTGTGGTTCTTGACAGACGAAAACTTTAACCCTATCGGCTACGCCAATTCCAGAGGCATCCTCTATTTCAAAGACTAAAACCTAAGCAACAAAGCCACGAAGCATCTAAGCATCTAAGCATCTAACAACTTGCTATTCACGCTATTCATGGCCATGCCAATGCCTCTAAATACCATTTCTTCGAGGCCTTTCTGCATTTTGTCAAACAATAACGGAAGTTGTTCTTTTTCTTCGGCTGTCCATTCGCCCAACACATAATCAATTTGTTTTCCGGCATCAAAGTTGGCACTGATGCCTACCCGGATTCGGGGATATTGGTCGGTTCCAAGTGTAAATTGTATGTGTTTCAACCCGTTATGGCCGCCATCGCTGCCTTTGCCACGCATTCTTAAAGTGCCAAAAGGCAAGTTCAAATCATCGGTAATGATTAAAATTTGATGCTTTTCGATGTTCAATTTTTTCATCCAAAACTGTAAAGCATTACCGCTCAAATTCATATAAGTGTCGGGTTTTAAAAAATGCAAGTTTCTGCCCCTAAACTTATAATTGGCATATTGTCCAAAGCGTTCGTTTTGGAATGTCATGCTATATTTTTCGGCTAAAGAATCTAAAAACAAAAAGCCAATGTTGTGGCGGGTGTTGGCATATTTGTCGCCAATGTTTCCAAGTCCTACAATCAAATATTTCATGCGATGTTTATTTAATCGTTAATAAATTCTGCGGCTTTTTTTGCCGGATAAAGGGACGCTATTAATCCTAAAAGGAAGATAATTCCGGAAACCACGAGGAGGTCGGCAAAAAGCAATTTTACCGGAAAAAATTCGACAAAACTTCCATCTAACCGAATAATACCGCGGGTATCTTGCAGATACACAAAGCCAATGCCGATGGCCAGTCCCATGATGATGCCGAGTGTGGTTATAAGCAAACCTTCTTTTAAAAAAATATTACGAATCAGCATTTTGTTGGCTCCCATGCTTCCAATTATTTTGATGTCTTTCTTTTTCTCTAAAACCAACATGGTTAAGGCTCCGATGGTATTGAAAGCAGCTATAAAAACCACCAAACTCAATATGGCAAACGTGGCCCATTTTTCTGTTTTAAATACTTTATAGGCTGCTTCGTTTTGCTCCATTCTGTTTTTTACTTCAAAGTTTTTGCCTAAAGTTTCTTCTATTTTAAGTTCTGTTTTTCGGGCGGTTTCGGCGGATATTTTTAACTCTAAAGAGGTAATGTTTTTTTCTAAATCAAATAATTTTCGTGTAAAATTTAATGAGGAAACAACCAAATCATTAGTGCCGCCTTCATTGTTCAGCAAGATAACCCCTGCCGGAATCGCAAATTCGATATTGAGTGATCCTTCGGGGTTTAGGTTGTTAAATTCTACCCCTTTTTTTGGTACAAAAAATTCGGCTGCGGTTTGCATGCCAGACAAATTGATGTTTAGGCTATGAGCTATTTCGCTGCCAAAAACAGCAAAAAAATGACTGTCTTTTTCGGTTTCAAAACTTCCATAAGTCAAAATGGAATCAACAGAAACAACCTCTGTAAAGGCCGAATCAACACCCTTAATGGTGGCAATTTCTTGTGCATCGGCATAGCGAACCACCACATTGTCTTCAATAATTTTTGAAACGGAAATGATGCCCTCAACTGGAGTCAAAAGGTTGACAACACTATCTGGATTGAAGGATTTTGCATATTTTGAAGTAATTTT
It contains:
- the rfaD gene encoding ADP-glyceromanno-heptose 6-epimerase, encoding MDNCIVITGAAGFIGSCVAQELYRKGQTNLVLVDEFVREDKLKNLEGLENCTKIDRNDFLQIIGNHTFMAIIHLGARTDTTEFDHRIFDELNLNYSKVIWNYCTQKKVPLIYASSAATYGDGLDGFDDDNDKIEQLKPLNPYGQSKQDFDVWALKQEETPPFWVGLKFFNVFGPNEYHKSRMASVVFHTFNQIKQTGKMKLFQSHNPDFEDGGQTRDFIYVKDVIKVIEFWLKHQQNNGIYNLGTGTPRTFNDLAKSVFVALGLQLNIEYVPTPEDIRDKYQYYTKAEMKRTLSAGYDGGFFTLEEAVSDYVKHYLTAQKHF
- a CDS encoding aminoacyl-tRNA hydrolase, with the translated sequence MKYLIVGLGNIGDKYANTRHNIGFLFLDSLAEKYSMTFQNERFGQYANYKFRGRNLHFLKPDTYMNLSGNALQFWMKKLNIEKHQILIITDDLNLPFGTLRMRGKGSDGGHNGLKHIQFTLGTDQYPRIRVGISANFDAGKQIDYVLGEWTAEEKEQLPLLFDKMQKGLEEMVFRGIGMAMNSVNSKLLDA
- a CDS encoding 2,3-bisphosphoglycerate-independent phosphoglycerate mutase: MNYHKAILLILDGWGIGRKDYSDAIFAANTPFIDNLLATQPNTTLKTFGQNVGLPNGQMGNSEVGHLNIGAGRIVYQMLVLINKSFADKSILNISAFKKLIDLAKSENKNIHLIGLVSNGGVHSSDEHLKELCGILKDNNLDNQTFIHAFLDGRDCDPHSGKGFIKEVLNDPRLGNAKLASIIGRYYAMDRDKRWERVKRAYDAMVHGIGKPTNDVLSAIAESYQNGVSDEFMLPIINTENNQPIATIKDGDIVLCFNFRTDRGREISMALTQQSFHEQNMAPLNLHYFTMTEYDKTFKNVEVIFDKQDLKLTLGEHLSNLGLKQIRAAETEKYPHVTFFFSGGRELEFEGEQRILVNSPKVATYDLQPEMSAIELKEKVKAAIETNQHDFFCVNFANPDMVGHTGVFEAIKKACETVDGCVKELVETAQKNDYRLMIIADHGNADFAINDDGTPNTAHSLNLVPCIVLGEKNISLKEGILADVAPTLLKMMGLQQPDEMTGNCIF
- a CDS encoding aspartyl protease family protein; this translates as MKKKQQIKLQIAAMGDEGCHIFCKAKINGMYARVLIDTGASKTVMSKEFADGLTNLKHIEIDENKTAGVGAEPVQADFAKIKKLKLKKWTIKKLIVGIMDLSHVKPLYESVGVEPFDAILGGDVLQMSNAKIDYKKQQLTLH
- a CDS encoding WG repeat-containing protein; translation: MKKIVLYLTFLIPLHIVFAYAVAQTNNIYIPYRVGDKWGVSDTNGVLIVEPQYDEVSMNPSNRATDFDLMDFNRFNDRLSNRQDLYFMNDLVYCRVGKMWGALYQNMEIIAPTFKSITLIKPFFFCATDTNGFELFNLNGKKVFDEKINWYYFPELVQGYSISKKVYVMRTLTGNYHVFQYDASEGRIVTMIGVWNENPTFEQVNINSWYVSNRKNEKGVLLTWSANSFEAKDTVFNPIKYSISKGDIHSAKSALEAWRKQKQNHRIVHHYSVMKSEKDVHGRIEKWNEMLDAYDTVRLENYVEIGFQNTGNDLDTVDSYSDYFLTFDKKGRCGIETHHSVIPPQFSTIKGYRFQNNYLFLVSKKTNSEQLKYGILDEFGKIIVPFKYYEILELEGYSGNFFWFKNEKKGTIRIFKPAPKPTFEIYFDEQYDSIDSTFWGHYLYIGNQKRLFLSYGHDLSPLFPSKYEIEPAHYQNFPLWFLTDENFNPIGYANSRGILYFKD
- a CDS encoding FtsX-like permease family protein — encoded protein: MNLSNFIAKRYLFSKKNTNAINLISGISVLIFTIGTAVMIIILSLLNGLEGLVKNMNDQFDPDLKITSKYAKSFNPDSVVNLLTPVEGIISVSKIIEDNVVVRYADAQEIATIKGVDSAFTEVVSVDSILTYGSFETEKDSHFFAVFGSEIAHSLNINLSGMQTAAEFFVPKKGVEFNNLNPEGSLNIEFAIPAGVILLNNEGGTNDLVVSSLNFTRKLFDLEKNITSLELKISAETARKTELKIEETLGKNFEVKNRMEQNEAAYKVFKTEKWATFAILSLVVFIAAFNTIGALTMLVLEKKKDIKIIGSMGANKMLIRNIFLKEGLLITTLGIIMGLAIGIGFVYLQDTRGIIRLDGSFVEFFPVKLLFADLLVVSGIIFLLGLIASLYPAKKAAEFIND